The Rhodocytophaga rosea genome has a segment encoding these proteins:
- a CDS encoding PrsW family intramembrane metalloprotease, which translates to MNSPALILILLTIALAPGLAIAMFIYERDKLDKEPFHLLIKTFFLGILSIFPAILIEFGVQQLGIVPARDNVTFTGIYAIIVGFVEEACKYAILIWFAYPRKEFDEPFDGITYAVMIAMGFATFENISYVVDQGVRKGFMEGMNIGLWRMISAVPAHGSFAILMGYYVGMAKFKHQGKGSPLKLAGLFTAVGFHAAYDFCLLMANYRLMFIGAFLSLFIGIGLSLRAIQLHNRNSPFMDDTKKSAKKTSRKKEEQEEQETEEVE; encoded by the coding sequence ATGAACAGCCCGGCATTGATACTAATTTTACTCACAATAGCTTTAGCACCCGGGCTTGCTATTGCCATGTTTATCTATGAACGGGATAAACTCGACAAAGAACCCTTTCATCTGCTGATTAAAACCTTCTTCCTGGGTATTCTGAGTATCTTTCCGGCTATCTTAATAGAATTTGGTGTACAGCAACTGGGAATTGTGCCCGCCAGGGATAATGTTACCTTCACCGGAATTTATGCGATTATCGTGGGCTTCGTAGAGGAAGCCTGTAAATATGCAATACTCATATGGTTTGCGTATCCCCGTAAAGAATTTGACGAACCTTTTGATGGGATTACCTATGCAGTAATGATTGCGATGGGTTTTGCCACTTTTGAAAATATATCGTATGTAGTTGACCAGGGCGTGCGTAAAGGATTTATGGAAGGAATGAATATTGGCCTCTGGCGGATGATTTCAGCGGTTCCGGCACACGGATCTTTTGCGATCCTGATGGGGTATTATGTGGGAATGGCTAAATTCAAACACCAGGGCAAAGGATCACCTTTAAAACTCGCCGGCCTTTTTACAGCCGTTGGTTTTCATGCCGCTTACGACTTCTGCCTGCTCATGGCTAATTACCGGCTTATGTTTATAGGCGCATTTTTGTCTTTGTTCATAGGAATTGGCTTGTCTTTAAGAGCCATTCAACTGCATAACCGCAATTCTCCGTTTATGGATGATACGAAAAAAAGTGCAAAGAAAACCTCCAGGAAAAAAGAAGAGCAGGAAGAACAAGAAACTGAAGAAGTCGAATAA
- a CDS encoding lysophospholipid acyltransferase family protein — protein MLKKIILKIYLVWSVFNFSIIMTLSLPLIVLPIVLLGEKKGGPIAYFFLKCWGFLFGVCSGIRFKTLNRSDIPPNQAFVYVCNHNSYLDSPAFVLAIPGQFRPLGKVEMKKIPIFGWIYPYVVIMVDRNSLESKRRSMRQLKEKLAEGISVFIFPEGKMNQSPDTLLSFQDGAFRIAIETQTPIMPMVILNSRKLMPRYEFQPHPGTIYTKFLTPVETNGLKLADLPQLKEQVKIMMKEAIEQAEL, from the coding sequence ATGCTGAAGAAAATCATTTTGAAGATTTACCTGGTTTGGTCTGTTTTCAATTTCAGCATCATCATGACACTTTCTTTACCGCTGATTGTGTTGCCGATTGTATTGCTGGGTGAAAAAAAAGGTGGTCCTATTGCCTATTTTTTTCTTAAATGCTGGGGATTTTTGTTTGGTGTATGTAGTGGCATCCGGTTTAAAACACTCAACCGGTCTGATATACCTCCTAACCAGGCTTTTGTATACGTGTGCAACCACAATTCCTATTTGGATTCCCCGGCATTTGTACTCGCCATTCCCGGCCAGTTCAGGCCATTGGGTAAAGTGGAGATGAAGAAAATACCCATTTTCGGCTGGATTTATCCATATGTGGTAATTATGGTAGACCGCAACAGCCTGGAAAGCAAAAGGCGAAGTATGCGCCAGCTGAAGGAAAAGCTAGCAGAAGGTATTTCAGTCTTTATTTTCCCGGAAGGAAAAATGAATCAGTCGCCGGATACGTTGTTGTCTTTTCAGGATGGTGCTTTCCGGATTGCCATTGAAACGCAAACTCCTATTATGCCGATGGTGATTTTAAATTCCCGCAAACTTATGCCCAGATATGAATTTCAGCCGCATCCAGGTACGATCTATACCAAATTTCTAACTCCCGTAGAAACGAATGGGCTCAAATTAGCCGACCTTCCACAACTTAAAGAACAAGTGAAAATAATGATGAAGGAGGCGATTGAACAAGCTGAACTATGA
- a CDS encoding DUF6600 domain-containing protein: MKIITKSAICCLFVLLAFSSTSPQKASAQAGANISFQTFYDELTPYGQWIVNPQHGSVWIPNVEPGFQPYATNGRWLMTEYGNTWVSDYVWGWAPFHYGRWFYDNYDGWCWIPGNEWGPAWVAWRSGGDYYGWAPLGPGININVNIDIPVNYWVFVPRRYIVYPHIYRYCVPRPRVVHIYTNTVYIHNTYRHNNRDYVCGPYRHDIERATRRSVPTYTLGHMYQPGRAVMERNSVAMYRPEVSPRSPRSSQPSPSTGRSDYVNPRTTRNESSPRTERNTQTEYHSPSYERNQPSTIERNPSSNRAGMSRREDNAISQDRISRNQTSSREIQSTPSTTNRQPARNSQQQRSNNNYSPSQAKVDRQPRVQRQQESSGSSSRQQNSSTERGGRARRN, from the coding sequence ATGAAAATAATTACCAAATCCGCAATATGCTGCCTGTTCGTTTTACTAGCATTTAGTAGTACTAGCCCTCAGAAAGCAAGTGCCCAGGCAGGAGCCAATATTTCATTTCAGACTTTTTATGATGAACTGACACCCTATGGACAGTGGATAGTGAATCCGCAGCACGGCTCTGTGTGGATACCTAACGTAGAACCCGGGTTTCAGCCGTATGCCACCAATGGTCGTTGGCTAATGACTGAATATGGGAATACCTGGGTTTCAGACTATGTATGGGGATGGGCACCCTTTCATTATGGCCGCTGGTTTTATGATAACTATGATGGCTGGTGCTGGATTCCGGGTAATGAATGGGGACCCGCCTGGGTAGCCTGGCGTTCCGGAGGAGATTATTATGGATGGGCACCTTTAGGGCCTGGCATAAATATTAACGTTAACATTGACATTCCGGTAAATTACTGGGTCTTTGTTCCCCGGAGATATATTGTTTATCCGCATATTTACAGATACTGTGTTCCCCGGCCACGGGTTGTGCACATATATACCAATACGGTTTATATCCATAATACATACCGCCATAATAACCGTGACTATGTATGTGGTCCGTATCGCCACGATATAGAAAGGGCAACCCGCAGAAGTGTGCCTACTTATACGCTTGGCCATATGTACCAGCCAGGAAGGGCAGTGATGGAAAGAAATTCTGTAGCCATGTATCGTCCGGAAGTTTCGCCTCGTTCTCCAAGGTCTTCGCAGCCTTCACCCTCTACCGGCCGTTCGGATTATGTGAATCCACGAACGACTAGAAATGAGAGTAGTCCACGGACAGAAAGAAATACTCAGACAGAATATCATTCGCCTAGCTATGAGAGAAACCAGCCTTCTACTATTGAACGTAATCCATCGTCTAACAGAGCTGGCATGAGCCGGAGAGAAGATAATGCTATAAGCCAGGATCGTATTTCCCGTAATCAGACTTCATCCAGGGAAATACAATCTACGCCTTCCACCACTAATCGCCAGCCGGCAAGAAATAGCCAGCAGCAACGTAGTAATAATAATTATTCACCATCGCAAGCCAAGGTAGATCGGCAGCCCAGGGTTCAGAGGCAACAGGAATCTTCCGGAAGCTCTTCCAGGCAACAAAACTCTTCTACTGAAAGGGGCGGAAGAGCCAGGAGAAATTAA
- the ftsZ gene encoding cell division protein FtsZ, with the protein MAENTFKFDIPEHHKSIIKVIGVGGGGSNAVNHMYNKGIKDVEFVVCNTDVQALKNSPVPNRLQIGVSLTEGLGAGANPEKGRNAAIESKEEIRELLSQNTKMVFITAGMGGGTGTGAAPVIAGIAKELGILTVGIVTAPFGFEGKKKKEQAYRGIEELRQNCDTVLVILNDKLREIYGNLSISQAFGQADNVLTTAAKGIAEIITVPGYVNVDFEDVKTVMKDSGAAVMGSSKTEGENRARRAAEEALCSPLLNNRNIHGAQKILLSIVSGEQAELQMDELSEITEFIQEKAGKEADDVIFGHGVDSSLGGSIRVTVIATGFDESFLGEAGMIVTEEKKRITDLDSGREITPVTKPAFNNSGKPVEIPVNFHNITKQEPKVTFDLENDFKVIEAPAEKEHFSMMEDDFAAELDVQERRLRERKERLRRISTDITQEEFKEKLEVPAYKRKNVRLQDVPHSSEKNISRFNLSDDDQILGNNRYLHDNVD; encoded by the coding sequence ATGGCTGAAAACACATTCAAATTTGATATTCCTGAGCATCACAAATCCATTATTAAGGTAATTGGTGTAGGTGGGGGCGGAAGTAATGCTGTAAACCACATGTACAACAAAGGCATCAAAGATGTAGAATTTGTTGTGTGTAATACAGATGTTCAAGCTCTGAAAAATAGTCCTGTTCCTAACCGTTTGCAGATAGGAGTAAGCCTTACGGAAGGGTTAGGTGCCGGAGCAAATCCTGAGAAAGGACGTAATGCTGCCATAGAAAGCAAAGAGGAGATCAGAGAATTATTAAGCCAGAATACAAAAATGGTTTTCATCACGGCTGGTATGGGAGGTGGTACCGGAACCGGAGCAGCCCCTGTAATAGCCGGAATTGCCAAAGAACTAGGTATTCTGACAGTAGGTATAGTAACGGCACCTTTTGGTTTTGAAGGCAAAAAGAAAAAAGAACAAGCGTACAGAGGGATTGAAGAATTACGCCAGAATTGCGATACAGTACTGGTTATTCTCAATGATAAGTTACGTGAGATTTACGGAAACCTTTCCATTAGTCAGGCTTTCGGGCAAGCAGATAATGTGTTAACTACTGCTGCCAAAGGTATTGCTGAGATTATTACGGTTCCCGGTTATGTGAACGTCGACTTTGAAGATGTAAAAACGGTAATGAAAGATTCCGGAGCAGCTGTAATGGGTTCTTCAAAAACAGAAGGGGAAAACCGGGCCAGAAGGGCTGCAGAAGAGGCTTTATGTTCACCCCTGTTGAACAACCGCAACATTCATGGGGCACAAAAAATCCTACTTTCCATTGTTTCCGGTGAACAGGCCGAATTGCAAATGGACGAACTTTCTGAAATCACTGAGTTTATCCAGGAAAAAGCTGGCAAAGAAGCCGATGATGTGATATTTGGCCATGGTGTGGATTCTTCATTAGGCGGAAGTATTCGTGTAACAGTAATTGCAACCGGATTTGATGAAAGTTTTTTGGGTGAAGCAGGCATGATTGTGACTGAAGAAAAAAAACGCATCACCGACCTGGATTCCGGACGTGAAATCACGCCGGTGACTAAACCTGCTTTTAACAATTCTGGTAAACCTGTTGAGATACCTGTAAATTTTCATAATATTACCAAACAAGAGCCCAAAGTTACTTTCGATCTGGAAAATGACTTTAAAGTGATAGAAGCTCCGGCCGAAAAAGAGCATTTTTCTATGATGGAAGATGATTTTGCAGCTGAACTGGATGTGCAGGAACGCCGGTTGCGGGAAAGAAAAGAACGTTTAAGGCGCATCAGTACAGATATCACCCAGGAGGAATTTAAGGAAAAACTGGAAGTACCTGCCTACAAACGGAAAAATGTACGGCTACAAGATGTTCCTCATTCTTCAGAGAAAAATATCTCCCGGTTTAACCTCAGCGATGATGACCAGATTCTGGGAAACAACCGCTATCTGCACGATAATGTAGATTAG